A genomic window from Treponema maltophilum ATCC 51939 includes:
- a CDS encoding VOC family protein, translated as MNKITCICLGVQNMEKALKFYRDGLGYKTDCKEDNPPVCFFNTPGTKFELFPLDSLAKDIDENNPPTGTGFSGITLTYNVKNKEDVDSVIELVRKAGGTIVKEPQKVFWGGYHAYFSDLDGYYWEVSWGPNF; from the coding sequence ATGAATAAAATAACATGTATTTGTTTAGGCGTGCAAAATATGGAAAAAGCATTAAAATTTTACAGAGACGGGTTGGGATATAAGACAGACTGTAAAGAAGATAATCCACCGGTATGCTTTTTTAATACACCGGGAACAAAATTTGAACTTTTCCCTTTGGATTCATTGGCAAAAGATATTGATGAAAATAATCCGCCGACAGGAACCGGCTTTTCAGGAATTACATTGACATACAATGTGAAAAACAAAGAAGATGTAGATAGCGTTATTGAGTTGGTAAGAAAAGCCGGAGGAACTATTGTTAAAGAGCCGCAAAAAGTATTTTGGGGCGGATATCATGCATATTTTTCCGATTTAGATGGATACTATTGGGAAGTATCTTGGGGTCCCAATTTTTAA
- a CDS encoding TetR/AcrR family transcriptional regulator, producing the protein MKEEKQKVGQMRKREIREAAKKCFLDKGFQNTTMEDVITEIGMSRGGVYHHYASTTEMLKDLMLDGNEYRNSLITEYLVHNRSKDKYQQMGDILTSKALAKTDLMKLYALLLQAKNYNRDLEDLYQELKLHTTKELDLIAKKLGIRAHIFKDGFLVHYINGLIVSSEVLNARNSFDAHKKYIKETMIQYIIDLEKNN; encoded by the coding sequence TTGAAAGAAGAAAAACAAAAAGTCGGACAGATGAGAAAAAGAGAAATTCGAGAAGCCGCAAAAAAATGCTTTTTAGATAAAGGCTTTCAGAATACAACAATGGAAGATGTCATTACTGAAATAGGTATGAGTAGAGGAGGCGTATATCATCATTATGCAAGTACAACTGAAATGCTAAAAGACTTAATGCTTGATGGAAATGAATACAGAAATAGCTTGATAACTGAATATTTAGTGCATAATCGGAGCAAAGATAAATATCAGCAAATGGGTGATATTTTAACAAGTAAGGCATTAGCGAAAACCGATTTAATGAAGCTGTACGCACTTCTTTTGCAAGCAAAAAACTATAATCGGGATTTGGAAGATTTATATCAAGAACTAAAATTGCATACAACTAAAGAACTTGATCTCATTGCAAAGAAACTGGGAATTAGGGCACATATTTTTAAGGATGGTTTTTTAGTTCATTACATTAACGGTTTAATAGTGAGTTCGGAAGTGCTTAATGCACGGAATTCTTTTGACGCTCATAAGAAGTATATAAAAGAAACAATGATTCAATACATTATTGATCTTGAAAAAAATAACTAA
- a CDS encoding YbhB/YbcL family Raf kinase inhibitor-like protein, with product MKLIRITIPLLTALLLISCGSCKSGSRKTEISTGEGAMKLTCSAFADGEKMPIEFAKLGANRIPPLEIAGVPSEAKSLAIIVHDPDAPMPGGFYHWTLWNIPPETTSIGADNVPANTVEGTTSWGTSGYNGPQPPFGNHRYIFYLYALDTTLNLPAGSKVKELKAAIKDHIIETASLTGMFAAKDNPKEND from the coding sequence ATGAAACTTATACGTATAACAATACCGTTGCTTACGGCGTTGCTGCTTATTTCTTGCGGCAGTTGCAAAAGCGGCAGCCGCAAAACAGAAATCTCTACGGGAGAGGGCGCGATGAAACTGACTTGTTCGGCTTTTGCCGACGGCGAAAAGATGCCGATAGAATTTGCAAAGCTCGGTGCGAACCGCATTCCGCCGCTGGAAATTGCCGGTGTGCCGAGCGAGGCAAAGAGCTTGGCGATTATCGTGCACGATCCGGACGCGCCGATGCCGGGCGGATTTTATCACTGGACGCTGTGGAACATTCCGCCGGAAACGACATCGATCGGGGCGGACAACGTGCCGGCAAACACCGTTGAAGGTACAACGAGCTGGGGAACAAGCGGCTATAACGGGCCGCAGCCGCCGTTCGGCAACCACCGTTATATTTTTTACCTGTATGCGCTCGACACAACGCTCAACCTTCCGGCCGGCAGCAAGGTTAAGGAACTGAAAGCCGCGATTAAAGATCATATAATCGAAACGGCTTCGCTTACGGGCATGTTCGCGGCAAAAGACAACCCCAAAGAGAACGACTAA
- a CDS encoding Dps family protein, producing MSKELEKKLNLYLANQLVDYVKKHNLHWNLKGSHFFTLHAKLEELYEEAGDILDEVAERILALGGNPVSNMKEALSIATIKELENGPKSTDQTIKALISDTDYWIKDSKEIAELADKEGDSVTNDMFNGYTKAYQKLAWMLKAYVS from the coding sequence ATGTCAAAGGAATTGGAAAAGAAATTAAATCTGTATCTTGCAAACCAACTGGTCGATTATGTAAAAAAACATAATCTGCACTGGAACTTGAAAGGAAGTCATTTTTTTACTCTTCATGCAAAACTCGAAGAATTGTATGAAGAAGCGGGCGATATTCTCGACGAAGTTGCGGAACGCATTCTCGCGCTCGGCGGAAACCCCGTTTCGAATATGAAAGAAGCCTTGTCGATTGCGACGATTAAAGAATTGGAAAACGGTCCCAAATCGACCGATCAGACGATAAAGGCGCTTATTTCCGACACCGACTATTGGATTAAAGATTCGAAAGAAATCGCCGAACTCGCGGACAAAGAGGGTGACAGCGTGACCAACGATATGTTCAACGGCTACACGAAGGCATATCAAAAATTGGCGTGGATGCTTAAAGCATACGTCAGCTAA
- a CDS encoding threonine aldolase family protein, translated as MKIYKPNFAADYLEEAHPAILQRLAETNTEQTSGYGTDKHCERARNLIRKAANSSDAAVHFLVGGTQTNAAVIDAFLRLYEGVVATGTGHIAVHEAGAVEAGGHKVLTLAGIAGKLSAETLKRYLHDFYADENRAHAVQPGMVYISQSTECGTLYSKKELSEIAALCREYALALYIDGARLAYALASPENDVTLSDLASLSDAFYIGGTKCGALFGEALVIPDKNRLPHFVTTVKQHGALLAKGRLLGIQFETLFEDGLYFRIGENAIRAADKIRTFLDAHGFRQYFASPTNQIFIVLKNEDYALLSEKIGFSFWEKADEAHTVARIATSWATTGEQVERLLKVLSEHSSCGKS; from the coding sequence ATGAAGATATACAAACCGAACTTTGCGGCGGATTATCTTGAAGAAGCTCATCCGGCGATTTTGCAGCGTCTTGCGGAAACAAATACGGAGCAAACTTCCGGCTACGGAACTGACAAACACTGCGAACGCGCACGGAACCTGATACGAAAAGCTGCGAACAGCTCTGACGCCGCGGTTCATTTTCTTGTCGGCGGAACACAGACGAATGCGGCGGTCATCGACGCGTTTTTGCGCCTGTACGAAGGAGTTGTCGCGACGGGCACGGGACACATCGCCGTGCATGAAGCAGGTGCAGTCGAAGCGGGCGGCCATAAAGTGCTCACGCTTGCAGGCATTGCGGGAAAGCTTTCGGCAGAAACGCTTAAGCGGTATCTGCATGATTTTTATGCCGATGAAAACAGAGCGCACGCGGTTCAGCCCGGTATGGTCTATATCTCCCAGTCGACCGAATGCGGCACGCTTTATTCTAAAAAGGAACTGTCCGAAATTGCCGCCCTATGCCGCGAATATGCGCTTGCGCTTTACATCGACGGGGCGCGGCTTGCCTATGCGCTCGCCTCTCCGGAAAACGACGTAACGCTTTCCGACCTTGCATCTCTTTCGGACGCTTTTTACATAGGCGGGACAAAGTGCGGCGCTCTTTTCGGCGAAGCGCTCGTCATTCCCGATAAAAACCGCTTACCTCATTTTGTAACAACGGTAAAACAGCACGGCGCACTTCTTGCAAAAGGCAGGCTTTTGGGCATTCAATTCGAAACGCTTTTTGAAGACGGCCTGTACTTCCGTATCGGAGAAAATGCGATCCGTGCGGCAGACAAAATCCGCACATTCCTCGACGCCCACGGCTTCCGCCAATATTTCGCCTCTCCGACCAATCAAATCTTTATCGTTTTGAAAAACGAAGATTACGCTCTGCTTTCTGAAAAAATCGGTTTTTCTTTTTGGGAAAAAGCGGACGAAGCGCACACCGTCGCCCGCATTGCGACAAGCTGGGCAACGACCGGCGAACAGGTTGAACGACTGTTGAAAGTGCTTTCGGAACATTCATCATGCGGAAAATCGTAA
- a CDS encoding MGMT family protein, translating to MRKIVTEDLIYEILSAVEEIPEGKVATYGQIARLIGRDKNARLVGNILSRAEDYGDYPCHRVVNHSGRLAPNFPEQKNRLLAEGVTFKNDSCVDLQKHRWEE from the coding sequence ATGCGGAAAATCGTAACGGAAGATTTAATATACGAAATCCTTTCGGCGGTCGAAGAAATCCCCGAAGGTAAGGTCGCAACTTACGGGCAAATCGCACGTCTTATCGGCAGGGACAAAAATGCGCGCCTTGTAGGAAACATACTGAGCCGCGCTGAAGATTACGGCGACTATCCGTGCCATCGGGTTGTCAATCATTCGGGCCGCCTCGCGCCGAATTTTCCGGAGCAAAAAAATCGCCTGCTTGCCGAAGGCGTTACGTTTAAAAACGACTCGTGCGTCGATTTGCAAAAGCACAGATGGGAAGAATAA
- a CDS encoding HAD family hydrolase gives MIFDIQAVAFDIDGTLYPDSRLFVRLIPYFFKNLSFFLKFKRVRYILHRTAPLPDFFEYQARLLAAYMEISPEEAHRLIREKIYDGLAPFFPSIKPFKNVQNTLRSFKDAGLKLALLSDFPPEQKGDLWGCKHLFDCILGSETCGALKPSAYPFGILQRTLGVPAERILYVGNNIRSDVKGARNAGMKTAYLTPLWRRILHKKPREADICFKNYRQLCKIVLQ, from the coding sequence ATGATATTCGATATACAAGCGGTCGCTTTCGATATAGACGGAACGCTGTACCCCGACTCCCGGCTTTTTGTGCGCCTCATTCCGTATTTTTTTAAAAACCTTTCCTTTTTTCTTAAGTTCAAACGCGTGCGTTATATTTTGCACAGAACGGCGCCGCTTCCCGATTTTTTTGAATATCAGGCGCGCCTTTTAGCCGCGTATATGGAAATCTCTCCGGAAGAAGCGCACCGGCTCATACGCGAAAAAATTTACGACGGACTGGCGCCCTTTTTCCCTTCGATAAAACCGTTTAAAAACGTGCAAAATACGCTGCGCTCTTTTAAAGATGCGGGGCTTAAACTTGCCTTGCTGTCGGATTTTCCGCCGGAGCAAAAAGGCGATTTGTGGGGCTGCAAACATCTGTTCGACTGCATTCTCGGTTCGGAAACCTGCGGGGCGCTTAAACCGTCCGCTTATCCGTTCGGGATTTTGCAGCGCACTTTGGGCGTTCCGGCCGAGCGTATTTTGTATGTCGGCAATAATATCCGAAGCGACGTTAAGGGCGCGCGCAATGCGGGTATGAAAACGGCCTATTTAACGCCCTTATGGCGAAGAATATTGCATAAAAAGCCGCGCGAAGCCGATATTTGCTTTAAAAACTATCGTCAATTGTGTAAAATTGTGTTACAGTAA
- a CDS encoding SpiroCoCo family coiled-coil protein: protein MILNILTAAVCFAMLLVFRQLDKNNRSIEKVKKFTDKVLADFDAYFKDRIIQMKNAGVELDVKQSQAVAAVKRLEQNSSAFEARSAEFGAHISVLDDIKKRVLSYEALIKDLFEMSSKVEENLEKIHKQSDFIDKTFKLLSDQQKRLGEIEKKIPQLLLDFEKQNAEYIGRAGVEYTAALDRRFADLETLADAATDKNQQLLEQINEVFEESLSRAAEKADSLEDDVFARLQENTRQRAEEFENLLNRSTQDLTEYIDREKTEIENDLAEQMKAVRNSAADVYERFKDDSDETLENLKNDLSAAVSAQREKVLSDLENQQEQVAAQLEKQREKVNELTGETERILAEAEGGQGEKIRSVLSEQENRFIEAVNDINEKTQTALEEVSNRVYTELSSRQEEVTASLAESRRLLDMIGSGQEEKIRAAIEGQDEKLSKALEKLTSSVAATYERFKNSSTEALESLKNDLSAAAAEQKAKVFSDLENQQQAVAAELEKQREKVNELAGETERILAEAEGGQGEKIRSVLAEQENRFIEAVNEINEKTRTALEEVSNRVYTELSSRQEEVTASLAESRRLLDMIGNGQEEKIRAAIEDQDERLQGAIGAQDEKLSKALEDLSTAAFSQFERRRKELADAAEKQYSALSDEIASLAEQSSAEIERQKKELVEFNTNFGRAEQMLQHMDETVNKRQQESAAAIEQLRRLLESDSASLAKESETHMAQMKDAFKTAYEDAVKHNAKTLQAFFGDTEAQLSDTKKDIEYRLKKLETLASDIDSLDGSFRKLMENAEQRILNEFDLFKNDRGSAQKDFESEINSSYEGMKEIIDGLDRELNELKTRAYDSVSEKLKVFEDDFFKDLNERGENLSTSLEEWKAGFDARLTDVSQRFEDERRSLELQYGEDLKEKLLTLQEKYRQQFTALEEALKNAEADFKDRFDGIDSSLRAFTDAQHEDMEKARQAVEESLKGELDRQQQNTAEQLKRYEQEINAQLTQISQSVAVAQEETKGSLEGILGDLASWRERLNAQFEENRSLYTEKLAGLQQASEEQIEQVRQIFTSDIAHFANIAKDETGKITADLDELKEQSKKALADYEERTEQVLEEFKKAYETMLDDTQRKIREENSDAEQKLRLLKTLVQDAQKKTESIHEKTFLEIQTEANHLKMSINETDRQLKQFLAQTQLVEKTTEMKNQLENQMKELRDHISRFDNFKQITDSIEMQFGKMRKIDDEITAKVQQFAAGKNKIDDMEKDFRQLMGLSSSMDQKILELKNTSDDLQILQGEVRRFQETLGDISVRYDRLEKKNIVLDQTIEGVDRTFDELRKLEQRLGECSQQTLEMPAAVDTLRTDLDSLMEKSGRINDLVDKLNNLDSILAETDKRIEKVDTACSWITKTEVRLSEMKKEALEQVNLLGALVKDRGKKKDAGAPPIAVRESVIKLAHQGWKVEQIASSLNVTIGEVELILDFYGKETR, encoded by the coding sequence ATGATACTGAACATTCTTACGGCCGCAGTTTGTTTTGCGATGCTGCTGGTATTCAGGCAGCTGGATAAAAACAACCGGTCGATTGAAAAGGTTAAAAAATTTACGGACAAGGTTCTTGCCGATTTTGACGCGTATTTTAAAGACCGCATCATTCAAATGAAGAATGCCGGAGTTGAACTTGACGTAAAGCAAAGTCAGGCCGTTGCCGCCGTTAAGCGGCTCGAGCAAAACTCATCCGCTTTCGAAGCCCGCTCGGCGGAATTCGGTGCGCATATAAGCGTGCTGGACGACATAAAAAAACGCGTTCTTTCCTATGAAGCGCTTATAAAAGACTTATTCGAAATGTCGTCGAAAGTGGAAGAAAATCTTGAAAAAATACACAAACAATCGGATTTTATAGATAAAACGTTCAAATTGCTCTCCGACCAGCAAAAGCGGCTCGGCGAAATCGAAAAGAAAATTCCGCAGCTTTTGCTCGATTTTGAAAAACAAAATGCGGAATACATCGGCCGTGCGGGGGTCGAATATACCGCGGCGCTCGACCGGCGCTTTGCCGATTTGGAAACGCTTGCGGACGCGGCGACGGATAAAAACCAACAGCTGCTCGAACAGATAAACGAAGTATTTGAAGAATCGCTCTCTCGCGCCGCTGAAAAAGCCGATTCGCTTGAAGACGACGTTTTTGCACGGCTTCAGGAAAACACGCGGCAGCGCGCGGAAGAATTTGAAAATCTTTTAAACCGCAGCACGCAGGATTTGACCGAATACATCGACCGCGAAAAAACGGAAATCGAAAACGATTTGGCCGAACAAATGAAAGCGGTACGGAATTCCGCAGCCGACGTGTACGAACGTTTTAAAGACGATTCGGACGAAACGCTGGAAAATCTAAAGAACGATTTGTCCGCGGCCGTTTCCGCACAAAGAGAAAAGGTGCTTTCCGATCTTGAAAATCAGCAGGAACAGGTCGCCGCGCAGCTTGAAAAGCAACGCGAAAAGGTGAACGAGCTTACCGGCGAAACCGAGCGCATTTTGGCCGAAGCAGAGGGCGGCCAAGGCGAAAAAATCCGCAGTGTACTTTCGGAACAGGAAAACCGTTTTATCGAGGCCGTAAACGACATAAACGAAAAGACGCAGACCGCACTCGAAGAAGTGTCGAACCGCGTGTACACGGAACTTTCGAGCAGGCAGGAAGAAGTGACGGCCTCGCTTGCCGAATCGCGCCGCCTTTTGGACATGATCGGAAGCGGCCAGGAAGAAAAAATTCGCGCCGCCATCGAGGGGCAGGATGAAAAACTTTCCAAAGCGCTCGAAAAACTTACCTCGTCGGTCGCCGCAACATACGAACGCTTTAAAAACAGTTCGACCGAAGCGCTGGAATCTTTAAAGAACGATTTGTCCGCGGCTGCCGCCGAACAAAAAGCAAAGGTGTTTTCCGACCTTGAAAACCAGCAGCAAGCGGTTGCGGCGGAACTTGAAAAGCAGCGTGAAAAGGTAAACGAGCTTGCCGGCGAAACCGAGCGCATTTTAGCCGAAGCCGAAGGCGGCCAAGGCGAAAAAATCCGCAGTGTACTTGCGGAACAGGAAAACCGTTTTATCGAGGCCGTAAACGAGATAAACGAAAAGACGCGAACCGCACTCGAAGAAGTGTCGAACCGCGTGTACACGGAACTTTCGAGCAGGCAGGAAGAAGTGACGGCCTCGCTCGCCGAATCGCGCCGCCTTTTGGATATGATCGGAAACGGCCAGGAAGAAAAAATCCGCGCCGCCATCGAAGATCAGGATGAGCGCCTGCAGGGCGCAATAGGCGCTCAAGACGAAAAACTTTCAAAGGCGCTCGAAGATCTCAGCACGGCGGCATTTTCGCAGTTTGAGCGCAGGCGCAAAGAACTTGCCGACGCGGCGGAAAAGCAGTATTCGGCTTTGTCGGACGAAATCGCCTCTCTTGCGGAACAAAGCAGTGCGGAAATAGAGCGGCAAAAAAAAGAACTTGTCGAATTCAATACGAATTTCGGCAGGGCAGAGCAAATGCTGCAGCACATGGATGAAACGGTCAACAAACGCCAGCAGGAAAGCGCCGCCGCTATCGAACAGCTCCGCCGGCTTTTGGAGTCCGATTCGGCATCCCTTGCAAAAGAATCGGAAACTCACATGGCGCAAATGAAAGACGCGTTCAAAACCGCCTACGAAGACGCCGTAAAACACAACGCGAAAACGCTGCAGGCGTTTTTCGGCGACACGGAGGCACAGCTTTCCGATACAAAAAAAGATATCGAATACCGGCTTAAAAAACTCGAAACGCTTGCTTCGGACATCGACAGCCTCGACGGCAGTTTCCGCAAGCTTATGGAAAACGCCGAACAGCGCATATTAAACGAGTTCGACTTATTCAAAAACGATCGGGGCAGCGCTCAAAAAGATTTTGAAAGCGAAATCAATTCGTCGTACGAGGGCATGAAAGAAATTATCGACGGGTTGGACCGGGAATTGAACGAATTGAAAACCAGAGCGTACGACAGCGTGTCGGAAAAGCTGAAGGTTTTTGAAGACGATTTTTTTAAGGATTTGAACGAACGCGGCGAAAACCTGAGTACGTCGCTGGAAGAATGGAAGGCGGGCTTTGATGCGCGCTTAACTGATGTGTCGCAGCGTTTTGAAGACGAGCGGCGCAGTCTCGAGCTGCAGTACGGCGAAGATCTGAAAGAAAAACTGCTCACTCTGCAGGAAAAATACCGCCAGCAGTTTACCGCGCTGGAAGAAGCGCTTAAAAATGCGGAAGCGGACTTTAAAGACCGCTTCGACGGCATAGACAGTTCGCTGCGTGCGTTTACCGATGCACAGCATGAAGATATGGAAAAAGCCCGCCAAGCGGTTGAAGAATCGCTGAAAGGCGAATTGGATCGCCAACAGCAAAACACGGCGGAACAGCTGAAGCGCTACGAACAGGAAATAAACGCGCAGCTTACGCAGATATCCCAGTCGGTAGCCGTCGCGCAGGAAGAAACGAAGGGGTCGTTGGAAGGCATTTTGGGCGATCTTGCGTCGTGGCGAGAGCGGCTCAATGCGCAGTTTGAAGAAAACCGTTCGCTGTATACCGAAAAACTTGCCGGTTTGCAGCAAGCCTCCGAAGAACAAATCGAACAGGTTCGCCAGATTTTTACTTCCGACATTGCGCATTTTGCAAATATCGCGAAGGACGAAACCGGTAAAATCACCGCCGATTTGGATGAGCTGAAAGAGCAAAGCAAAAAGGCTTTGGCGGATTACGAAGAACGCACCGAACAGGTTCTTGAAGAATTCAAAAAAGCGTACGAAACCATGCTGGACGACACGCAGCGCAAAATCCGCGAGGAAAACAGCGACGCCGAACAAAAACTGCGCTTGTTGAAAACGCTCGTACAGGACGCTCAGAAAAAAACCGAAAGCATTCACGAAAAAACCTTTTTGGAAATTCAAACCGAAGCGAATCATCTTAAAATGAGCATCAACGAAACCGATCGGCAGCTTAAGCAGTTTTTGGCGCAAACGCAGTTGGTCGAAAAAACGACCGAGATGAAAAATCAGCTTGAAAATCAAATGAAGGAACTGCGCGATCACATTTCGCGGTTCGACAACTTCAAACAGATAACCGACAGCATCGAAATGCAGTTCGGCAAAATGCGAAAAATCGATGACGAGATAACGGCAAAGGTTCAGCAGTTTGCGGCCGGAAAAAACAAAATAGACGACATGGAAAAGGATTTCCGCCAGCTTATGGGATTGTCGTCGTCGATGGATCAAAAAATTCTGGAGCTGAAAAACACGAGCGACGATTTACAGATTCTTCAGGGCGAAGTGCGGCGCTTTCAGGAAACGCTCGGCGATATTTCCGTGCGTTACGACCGACTCGAAAAGAAAAATATCGTGCTCGATCAAACCATTGAAGGCGTCGACCGCACCTTCGACGAGCTGCGCAAACTTGAACAGCGGCTCGGCGAATGTTCGCAGCAAACGCTGGAAATGCCGGCCGCCGTCGATACGCTGCGCACGGATCTGGATTCGCTTATGGAAAAATCCGGGCGCATAAACGATTTGGTCGATAAACTGAATAATTTGGACAGTATTTTGGCCGAAACGGATAAGCGCATCGAAAAAGTCGATACGGCGTGCAGCTGGATAACCAAAACGGAAGTCCGCTTAAGCGAAATGAAAAAAGAAGCGCTTGAGCAAGTGAACCTGCTCGGGGCTCTCGTAAAAGACCGCGGCAAAAAGAAAGATGCCGGCGCACCGCCGATTGCGGTGCGTGAAAGCGTTATAAAGCTTGCCCATCAAGGATGGAAGGTGGAACAAATTGCGTCCAGCCTGAATGTAACGATCGGCGAAGTGGAACTTATTTTGGACTTTTACGGCAAAGAAACCCGCTGA
- the recG gene encoding ATP-dependent DNA helicase RecG has product MKLKDMEIPLNRISGVGPSFAKAFARVNVFTVSDLLSYYPRDWEDRTRRRSFAEFMRGKVHTAAQVLSHEWFGFGRMKTLKIIVTDGTERAALVCFNRPFLQKNLPEGSLISVSGAFTYRYGEIQSSSFDAVRIAEEGSLADIANSILPDSAVYPVYALTAGLTQTHIRKTMKKALSEYGKGIEDEVPQRLIDAYGFFHKQKAVQAIHFPANMEEAEQAKRSIIFEELYVFQKNIAERATERKSGMSAPLQKTVGSQKELEPLLSPRQKELLGRLTFSLTKDQIQAIADINADIDAGFAASDASGGKPSFYMARLLQGDVGSGKTLVSFFAALRTIDWGAQCALLAPTEILAKQHAENAARLLEPLSGGTGKGVRAAFLSGNVKNKNRIPLLEELQNGGIDIVIGTHALFSKNVLYRNLKLVIIDEQHRFGVVQRGTIIDKGRSSIVNARQTNPDAVPQNPALLMMSATPIPQTLAHTVYGDLDVSLIKSMPAGRKPVLTHLTKPGNEGRVYETVREELKKGHQAYFVYPRIEDAENAEEEADTQTKTMPNTENEKLSASAARDKMRGIKSAEHMYAFLSERVYPEFKCALIHSKTDEEDQSRILRFFYEGRIQVLVATSVVEVGVDVPNATCMVIEQAERFGLAALHQLRGRVGRGNAQSACFLVYGDKLSETGKKRLKVMHESTDGFFIAEEDLRLRGPGEAAGIQQSGYLTLGLADPVRDTELLLLARTEALKEAADTPCPGCTPRRNPLGADYA; this is encoded by the coding sequence ATGAAGTTGAAGGACATGGAGATACCGCTGAACCGTATCTCCGGCGTGGGACCGTCTTTTGCAAAAGCCTTTGCCCGTGTAAATGTTTTTACGGTGTCCGATTTGCTGTCGTATTATCCGCGCGATTGGGAAGACCGGACGCGGCGCCGCTCCTTTGCCGAATTTATGCGGGGAAAAGTCCATACGGCCGCTCAAGTGCTTTCGCACGAATGGTTCGGCTTCGGCCGCATGAAAACGCTGAAAATCATCGTAACCGACGGCACGGAGCGCGCGGCTCTCGTGTGTTTTAATCGTCCTTTTTTGCAAAAGAACCTGCCTGAAGGTTCGCTCATAAGCGTAAGCGGCGCATTCACCTACCGTTACGGCGAAATACAATCCTCGTCTTTCGATGCAGTTCGTATTGCCGAAGAAGGAAGCCTTGCCGACATTGCAAACTCGATTTTGCCGGACAGCGCCGTTTATCCCGTGTACGCGCTCACCGCGGGCTTGACGCAAACCCACATCCGTAAAACAATGAAAAAAGCGCTTTCGGAATACGGGAAGGGAATTGAAGACGAGGTTCCTCAAAGGCTTATCGACGCATACGGATTTTTCCATAAACAAAAGGCCGTACAGGCGATTCATTTTCCTGCAAATATGGAAGAAGCCGAACAGGCAAAGCGTTCGATTATTTTTGAAGAACTGTACGTGTTCCAAAAAAACATTGCCGAGCGTGCGACCGAGCGCAAAAGCGGCATGAGCGCGCCGCTCCAAAAAACGGTCGGCTCGCAAAAAGAACTGGAACCGCTTTTGTCGCCGCGCCAAAAAGAACTGCTCGGCCGCTTAACCTTTTCGCTCACAAAAGACCAAATACAGGCGATCGCCGACATAAACGCGGACATAGACGCGGGCTTTGCGGCATCCGATGCGTCCGGAGGAAAGCCGTCTTTTTATATGGCGCGTTTGCTTCAGGGCGACGTCGGTTCCGGAAAAACCCTCGTTTCCTTTTTTGCCGCCTTGCGCACAATCGACTGGGGCGCGCAGTGTGCTTTGCTTGCTCCGACCGAAATTCTTGCAAAACAGCACGCCGAAAACGCCGCCCGCCTTTTGGAGCCCCTAAGCGGCGGAACGGGCAAGGGTGTGCGCGCCGCTTTTTTAAGCGGAAACGTTAAAAACAAAAACCGCATCCCGCTGTTGGAGGAACTTCAAAACGGCGGCATAGACATCGTTATCGGCACGCACGCTTTGTTTTCAAAAAATGTCCTGTACCGGAACCTGAAGCTGGTCATTATAGACGAACAGCACCGTTTCGGCGTCGTACAGCGCGGCACAATTATAGACAAAGGCCGCTCCTCGATCGTAAACGCGCGGCAGACGAACCCGGATGCCGTGCCTCAAAACCCCGCCCTTTTAATGATGAGCGCAACGCCGATCCCGCAAACGCTTGCCCACACCGTGTACGGCGACTTGGACGTTTCGCTTATAAAAAGCATGCCGGCCGGACGCAAACCGGTACTCACGCATTTGACAAAGCCGGGAAACGAAGGGCGCGTATACGAAACCGTGCGCGAAGAACTGAAAAAAGGGCATCAAGCGTATTTCGTGTATCCGCGCATCGAAGATGCGGAAAACGCCGAAGAAGAAGCCGATACGCAAACAAAGACCATGCCGAATACCGAAAACGAAAAACTGTCAGCATCGGCGGCGCGGGACAAGATGCGCGGCATAAAATCGGCGGAGCACATGTATGCGTTTTTATCGGAGCGCGTGTATCCCGAATTCAAGTGCGCGCTCATTCATTCAAAAACGGACGAAGAAGACCAAAGCCGGATTCTGCGCTTTTTTTACGAAGGACGCATTCAAGTGCTTGTTGCGACAAGCGTTGTCGAAGTTGGCGTTGACGTGCCCAATGCGACCTGTATGGTTATCGAACAGGCTGAACGTTTCGGCCTGGCGGCGCTTCACCAGCTGCGCGGACGGGTCGGGCGCGGCAACGCCCAATCGGCGTGTTTTTTAGTTTACGGCGATAAGCTAAGCGAAACGGGTAAAAAGCGGTTGAAGGTTATGCACGAAAGTACCGACGGTTTTTTTATTGCTGAAGAGGATTTACGTTTGCGCGGGCCCGGCGAAGCGGCCGGCATTCAGCAGTCGGGCTATTTGACGCTCGGTTTGGCCGACCCCGTGCGCGACACGGAACTTTTGCTTCTCGCGCGAACAGAAGCCTTAAAGGAAGCCGCAGACACGCCCTGTCCCGGTTGCACGCCGCGCCGAAACCCGCTCGGCGCCGACTATGCGTAA